The genomic DNA CGCTTCAAGCTCGACTGGATCCGGGCCCAGTACGCCGGCAAGATCGCATCGATGGCCGAGAAGCTCTATGGCCAGCCGGTAATCATCGAGTTAGCGCTCGCTCCTCGTGAAGTGATTACCAGGCCTACCTCACTGGCCGTGGTGTCGGAAACCGACGTGCCGCGCGACATGGCAGGCCCGGGTGAGGATCCGGCCGCCGCCAGCTTCAAGAACCGGCTGAATTCGGGCCTGACTTTCGACACCCTGGTCGAAGGCACCGCCAACCGCATGGCGCGCGCTGCCGCCATGCATGTGGCAGGCATGCCCGGCCATCTCTACAACCCGTTGTTCATCTATGGCGGCGTCGGTCTGGGCAAGACCCACCTGATGCATGCGGTGGGCAACCGCCTGCTGTCGGAGCGGTCCGAAGCCAAAGTTCTCTACATCCATGCCGAGCAATTCGTTTCGGATGTGGTCAAAGCTTATCAGCGCAAGACTTTCGACGAATTCAAGGAACGCTATCACTCGCTCGATCTGCTGCTGATCGACGATGTCCAGTTCTTCGCCAACAAGGACCGTACGCAGGAAGAGTTCTTCAATGCGTTCGAAGCCCTGCTCGCCAAGAAGTCGCACATCGTCATGACGAGCGACACCTATCCCAAGGGCCTGGCCGACATCCACGAGCGGCTGGTGTCGCGCTTCGATTCCGGCCTGACGGTCGCGATCGAACCCCCCGAGCTCGAGATGCGCGTCGCGATCCTGATCAACAAGGCACGCGTCGAAAGCGTCGAGATGCCCGAGGAAGTGGCCTTCTTCGTGGCGAAGAACGTGCGCTCCAACGTGCGCGAGCTCGAAGGCGCGCTGCGCAAGATCCTTGCGTACTCGCGCTTCAACCAGAAGGACATCTCGATCGCGCTCGCGCGCGAAGCGCTGCGCGACCTGCTCTCGATCCAGAACCGGCAGATCTCGGTCGAGAACATCCAGAAAACGGTGGCCGACTACTACAAGATCAAGGTCGCCGACATGTACTCGAAGAAGCGTCCTGCTTCGATTGCACGACCGCGCCAGATCGCCATGTACCTGGCCAAGGAGCTGACCCAGAAAAGCCTGCCCGAGATCGGCGAGCTCTTCGGCGGCCGCGACCACACCACCGTGCTGCACGCCGTGCGCAAGATCTCGGGCGAGCGCCAGCAGCTCACCGAACTCAACCAGCAGTTGCACGTGCTCGAACAGACGCTCAAGGGCTGACGAATGACTGTCATCGCAGATTCGCATCGGCCTGTCAAAGGACAACTCTGGGGACAGTTCCGGCACAAGAAGGACCTTGTCCACAGCCGCGGCGTGAAGGCCGAAGTTGTGCGCCTCGGCACGACAGCACCGAAGCACGGCTGCGCACAGCCGGCCGACTGCAGCAACTCCCTGTCACGAAAGCGGAAAATCGCCCTGTCCACAGCAGGGAGCGTCCCTTATCTACTACTACTAAGTTGAATTAAAGAAATAAGGAAGAGGTAAGACATGATCGTATTGAAGGCAACTCAAGACAAAGTCCTCGCAGCGCTGCAGTCGGTGGCAGGGATCGTGGAACGGCGCCATACGCTGCCGATCCTGGCCAACGTGCTCATTCGCAAGACCGGCGGCCAGCTGCAGCTCACCACGAGCGACCTCGAAATCCAGATCCGTACCCAGGCCGAGCTCGGCGGCGATGAAGGCAGCTTCACGACCACCGTGGGTGCTCGCAAGCTCATCGACATTCTGCGCACGATGCCGTCCGACCAGACCGTGAGCCTCGAGTCGAGCGCGAACAAGCTGGTGCTCAAGGGCGGCAAGAGCCGCTTCACGCTGCAGTCGCTGCCGGCCGAGGACTTTCCGCTGGTGCAGGAGTCGGCCAATTTCGGCCCGGTTTTCAGCGTGCCGCAGAAGACGCTCAAGGACCTGCTCAGCCAGGTCTCGTTCGCGATGGCAGTGCACGACATCCGTTACTACCTCAACGGCATCCTGTTCGTCGCCGAAGGCAAGCAGCTGAGCCTCGTGGCCACCGATGGCCATCGTCTGGCTTTTGCTTCTGCAACGCTCGACGTCGAAGTGCCGCGCCAGGAAGTCATCCTGCCGCGCAAGACCGTGCTCGAGATGCAGCGCCTGCTGTCGGACGCCGAAGGCGCGATCGAAATGCAGTTCGCGAACAACCAGGCCAAGTTCAGCTTCGGTGGCATGGAGTTCGTCACCAAGCTGGTCGAAGGCAAGTTCCCCGACTACAACCGCGTGATTCCCAAGAACCACAAGAACAGCGTGACGCTGGGCCGCGCGCCGTTGCTGGCGAGCCTTCAGCGCACGGCAATCCTGACCAGCGAGAAGTTCAAGGGCGTGCGGCTCAACATCGAGCCCGGTACCTTGCGCATCGCGTCCAACAACGCCGAGCAGGAAGAAGCGCAGGACGAACTCGACATCGACTACGGCGGCGATGCGATCGAGATCGGCTTCAACGTGACCTATCTGATCGATGCGCTCGCCAACATGGGCCAGGAAATGGTGAAGCTGGAGCTGGCCGATTCCAACAGCTCGGTGCTGATGACAGTGCCCGAGAACGCGTCGTTCAAGTACGTTGTGATGCCAATGAGGATTTAGCACACCCCGGCTTGCCTCACTTCGTGGGGCCGCCCACCCCCTTGCAGGGGTAATACCGGCGGACCGGCTGAGCCGGATCCGCGGTATTTCTGGAAATGAAGAGAGAACGCCGGTGAGCCGAGTCCCTGAGAGAAAGATCCTGATGAGTGAAGAAAACAAGCCGGAAGTGCCGCACACCGAGCCGGTCTACACGCCTGAAATCGACAACGCGATTCCGATCGAAGTGACACCGGCCGCGGACAATTCCTATGGTGAAGGTGCCATCACGATCCTCGAGGGCCTGGAGGCGGTGCGCAAGCGCCCGGGCATGTACATCGGCGACACCTCCGACGGCACCGGCCTGCATCACCTCGTGTTCGAAGTGGTCGACAACTCGATCGACGAGGCGCTCGCAGGTTATTGCGACGACATCGTGGTTACCATCCACACCGATAACTCGGTGTCCGTCACCGACAACGGCCGCGGCATTCCGACCGGCGTCAAGATGGACGACAAGCACGAGCCCAAGCGCTCGGCGTCCGAGATCGCGCTGACCGAGTTGCATGCAGGTGGCAAGTTCAACCAGAACAGCTACAAAGTCTCGGGCGGTCTGCACGGCGTCGGTGTGAGCTGCGTCAACGCGCTCAGCAAGATGCTGCGGCTCACCGTGCGTCGCGACGGCAAGGTGCATACGCTGGAGTTCAGTAAGGGCTTCGTGCAGAACCGCATCGTCGAGACCGTCAACGGCGTCGAAGTCTCGCCAATGAAGATCACGGGCGAAACCGAAAAACGCGGCACCGAAGTGCACTTCCTGCCCGATGATGAGATCTTCAAGGAAAACGCAGATTTCCATTACGAGATCCTCAGCAAACGCCTGCGCGAGTTGAGCTTCCTCAACAATGGCGTGCGCATCCGCCTGCTTGATGAGCGCACCGGCAAGGAAGATGATTTTTCCGGTGCTGGCGGCGTCAAGGGCTTCGTCGAATTCATCAACAAGGGCAAGACCGTCCTGCACCCCAACGTGTTCTACGCGATGGGCGAGAAGCCGGCCGACACCTACGGCGGCATTCCAGGCACGCACATCGGCGTCGAGGTCGCGATGCAGTGGAACAGTGGCTACAACGAGCAGGTGCTGTGCTTCACCAACAACATCCCGCAACGCGATGGCGGCACCCACCTGACCGGCCTGCGTGCCGCGATGACGCGCATCATCAACAAGTACATCGAAGAGAATGAGTTCGCCAAGAAGGCCAAGGTCGAGGTCACCGGCGACGACATGCGCGAAGGCCTGTGCTGCGTGCTGAGCGTGAAGGTGCCGGAGCCCAAGTTCTCGAGCCAGACCAAGGACAAGCTGGTGTCAAGCGAGGTGCGCGCGCCGGTCGAGGACATCGTCGGCCGACTGCTCTCCGACTACCTGCAGGAACGCCCGAACGACGCCAAGATCATCTGCGGCAAGATCGTCGATGCGGCGCGCGCGCGCGAAGCCGCCCGCAAGGCGCGCGAGATGACGCGCCGCAAGGGCGTGCTCGACGGCATGGGCCTGCCCGGCAAGCTGGCCGATTGCCAGGAGAAGGATCCGGCGCTCTGCGAGGTCTACCTGGTGGAGGGTGACTCCGCCGGCGGCTCGGCCAAGCAGGGCCGCGACCGGAAGTTCCAGGCCATCCTGCCGTTGCGCGGCAAGATCCTCAACGTCGAGAAGGCGCGCTACGAGAAGCTGCTGACCAGCAACGAAATCCTGACCATGATCACCGCGCTTGGCACCGGCATCGGCCGCGCGGGCGCGACCAGCGCGGGCGGCGGCGCCGACGACTTCAATGTCGCCAAGCTGCGCTACCACCGCATCATCATCATGACCGACGCCGACGTCGACGGCGCGCACATCCGCACGCTGCTGCTGACCTTCTTCTATCGGCAGATGCCCGAACTGGTCGAGCGCGGCCACATCTACATCGCACAGCCGCCGCTCTACAAGGTGAAGGTCGGCAAGGAGGAGCAATACCTCAAGGACGGCCCGGCGCTCGATGCCTTCCTGCTCAAAGTCGCGCTCAAGGATGCCAGCGTCGAGACCGGTGGCGCGCAGCCGACCACGCTCAAAGGCGACGCCCTCGCCGAGCTCGCGCGCAAGCATCAGCTGGCCGAGGCCGTCATCGCGCGCCTGGGCGTGTTCCTCGATGCGGCGGCCTTGCGCGCGATCGCCGACGGCGTGTCGCTGGACCTCGAGACGACGGCAAGTGCCGAAGCCTCCGCGGTGGCCCTGCAGAACAAGCTGCGCGAACTCAACACCACAGGCGCGCCGGCCGAGGTCGCCAGCGAGTTCGACGCCCGCAGCGACAAGCCGCTGCTGCGCATCAGCCGCCGTCACCACGGCAACATCAAGAGCAGCGTGCTGACGCAGGACTTCGTGCACGGCGCCGACTATGCGGCGCTGGCCGAGGCGGCCAAGACCTTCCGCGATTTGCTGGGCGATGGTGCCGTGGTCAAGCGCGGCGAAGGCGAACGCGCCAAGGAAGAGAAGGTCAACGACTTCCGCGAGGCGATGCGCTGGCTCATCGGACAGGCCGAAAACGCCACCTCGCGCCAGCGCTACAAGGGCCTGGGCGAGATGAACCCCGAGCAATTGTGGGAGACCACGATGGACCCCACGGTGCGGCGCCTGCTGCGCGTCCAGATCGACGACGCGATCGAAGCCGACCGCGTGTTCACGATGCTGATGGGCGACGAGGTCGAGCCGCGGCGGGAGTTCATCGAGCAGAACGCGCTGCGGGCGGCGAATATCGACGTGTGAGCGCCGGCCCTCTGGCCGCCATCTCGAAAGCTAGCGACACCGCAACGCGAACTGCCGATCGCGTGCCTGCTTCTTTTCGTTCCTGATCCGATCCTGCTCCGAGGCCGGCTGCGGTTGTCGTGCCAGTGCATCGAGCCAGCCGATCCTGGTTTCGATTTCGCTGCATTCCGATGCAGTGCGGTCCACGTTGCGCGCCACGCGTTCCTCGTGCTGTGTCTGGGCGAGTGCTGCCGAACGGTTGTCTCGAAGAGAAGCTTCGCGTACCTGCGGACTCATGCCGTCGGCGAGATTGAGATCCGGTCGAACGGCCATGATGATGGACTGCGCGCCCTGCGGGCACGGCCCGTCGGAGTAGGCTGCACCGCCGCTGCGCGAGACGCATTTCGTGATCGGCGTGACACGAGCCCCAGGTCCATCGCTCGTGATCGGCGAGGGCGCCGATGAGCGCATCGCCGGTGTGATGGTGGGAGAACTCAGCGATGTGCCTGCGTCGGTGCGGTTTTGCTGCGAGGGGAAAAGACGCTGCGCCTCGCGCGATTCCATCCATCGTTGCCCGCCCAGACAGACGGCGACGAGTACACCAAGCCAGATCAGAAGCGAAAGCAGCCATGGCCGGCCCTGCTTCGGCCGCAACGCGCGTTCCCATTCTGCGAGCACCGTGCGGCGCTCGTCCATGTGATCGTTGTCGTCGGTACCCATCGCGGTGCCGAGTGTCTTCGATCGTGATTGCGCGCGGTGCGGGTTGGCGCTTACGACCTCGGTATTCATGAAATAGTGCCGGCCCGATCGATCTCCGATCGCCGCGTCCACGCTCCCTCCGCGTAAACGCTATGTCGAGCCCGAGTCTTGCTAAGGAAAATTCCCGGCGATTCCCACGCCGTTTTCTTGACAAGGACAGCACCGAAATGAACCCGATCCGGTTTTGGCAACCCGTCGCCGCCTTGGCGTTCTTCGGTGCGATGGCGTCGGTGCATGCGCTGACCAATCCGCCGATCCGCGTGGCGCAAGGCGTCGAATACATGTGCGGCGGAAACGGCAGCGCCGAGGCAGCGTTCATGCAGACGGTCGAGCCGCGCTGGGCGGCAGCCCTCGAGTTTTCGGTGAGCCGCGCCAAACCGGGCCATGTCCCGGCCGGCGTGAAAGTGGTGGTGCGCGAGCGCTATTCGAACCGGCAGGTGATGGAAGCGTCGGCCGATGCGCCCTTCATGCTCGCCCGGCTCGAGCCCGGTGCCTACGAAGTCGAGGCGACGTTGGCCGGCGTGACGCTGGAGCAGCCGCTGACGGTGTTCAATGGCCAGTCGTCCAAGGCAGTCTTCGTCTGGCCGTCGAACATCGACTTCGCTGCCGCGACGGGGTTGCCGCGGACGGAGCAGCAAGCCGCTGCGCGCACCGGCGACTGAGCTGGCTCGGCGGCGGTTTCGGCGCCGAGGTACCCACGAGCGCGCCGCAGAATTCAGGTTCGCCTAAGCCTTGCTGGGGATAGTGGCGCCGTGAAGTTCGCTTCACGCCAACTCGAGCAAGGACACAGCGATGAACACGATCCGGTTTTGGCGGCCCGCAGCCGCGCTTGCAATTGGCGGTGCGTCACTTTTCGGTGCGTTGGCCGCCCATGCGATCTACAACCCGCCGATCCACATGGCGAACGGCATCGAATACATGAGCGGCGGCATCGGCAGCGACGAGGCCGCGCTGATGAAGACGGTGTCGCCGCGCTGGCCGGCGACTTTCGAATTCGCCGTCAAGGACAGGAACGACAAGAACGGCGGCGACTTCGCGGCCGGCATCTCGGTGACGGTGCGCGACGCGTCCGGCCACGAGGTACTCAGCCATGTCTCCGCGGACGGCCCCTTCATGGTCGCGCGGCTCGATCCGGGCCGCTACGAGGTCGAGGCCACGCTGGCCGGCCAGACGCTGAAGCAGGAGGTCGAGGTCCAAGCAGGGATGCCGGCCAAGACCCTCTTCGTCTGGCCCGCGGGCACGGACACCACCAGCGCGCATTCGTGACAGCCGGCGGCGTCGGCTGACGCCGCCATCGGACCAGGATCCTTCCGGATGCTTGGTCCACCCCGAGCGGATGGCCCTTGGCCTTGCGCCGCGTGCGGGAAAGAAAATGCCGCCCGCGCCGTGGCACGGACCTTGAATAGAGTGGCGAACGCTCTCACATGGGCTGTCTGGGTTCTGCCCGTCTTTCAAGGCCTCGATGCCGCTCCGTCCGCTGACCCTTCTCATCGCTCTGCTGCATGTCTACGTCGGACTGCGGCTGCTGCCCGCGCTGCAGGCGTGGACGCTCGCCTGGCCGCTGCTGCTGGCGGCGCTGGTGGTGTCCGCGGCGACCATGCCGCTGCCCTTCATCGGCCGGCGTTCTGCGCGCCGGCCGATGCCGGATGTCTGGAAGTGGATCGGGCTCCTGAGCATGGGCTGGTTCTCCTCGATGTTCGTGCTCACGATCGTGCGCGACGCTGGGCTGCTGCTGGGCTGGCTGGCCACGCTCATCGGCGGATGGGAGATCGATGGGCAGCCATGGCGCTCATGGAGCGCTGTCGCCGTGCCGCTTGCGGCGACCGTGATCTCGCTGATCGGCCTTCTCAACGCCCGGCGCACGGCCGGCGTGGTGCGGGTCGACGTGCCGATCCGCGACCTGCCACGGGCGCTGAGCGGCTTCACGATCGCGCAGCTGAGCGACATCCATGTCGGTCCGACGATCAAGCGCGGCTACATCCAGCGCATCGTCGAGGCGGTCAACGGCCTGGGTGCCGACATGGTCGCGATCACGGGTGACCTGGTCGACGGCACGGTGCACGAACTGCGCGACCATGTGGCGCCGCTCGCGAGCCTGCGCGCCCGGCACGGCACCTTCGTGGTCACCGGCAACCATGAGTACTACGCCGGTGCGCATGCCTGGGTCGACGAATTGCGCCGGCTCGGCATGCGCGTGCTGATGAACGAGCACGTGGTCCTGCAGACGCGCAACACCACCGGCGCGCAGACCGAGGAAGAAGAACTCGAGAGTGCGCTCGTGGTGGCGGGCGTCACCGACTACACCGCGGTGCATTTCGATGCCGCACATGCGAGCGACCCGCAGGGCGCGCTGTACGGTGCACCGCCGCTGGTGCACACGCGGCTGCTGCTGGCGCACCAGCCGCGCAGCGCCCCGGCCGCGGCCGATGCGGGTTTCCACCTGCAGCTGTCGGGCCATACGCACGGCGGCCAGTTCTTTCCATGGAACCTGTTCGTGCCACTGCAGCAGCCCTTCACGGCGGGTCTGCACAAGCTGCGCGAGATGTGGGTCTACACCAGCCGCGGCACCGGCTACTGGGGACCGCCCAAGCGTTTCGGCGCGCCGTCCGAGATCACCTTGCTGCGCCTGGTGCAGGCCGTCTGAGGCGGGCCGCGGCCTCGCGCGAGCTGTCTCAGGCTTGCGCGCTCAGCCTGCGCGCGTTGGATGTCGCCTTCGCATGGATGGGTTTCAGCCCGCGCTGGACGATGCGTGCGCTGGCGCTGGACAGCTGACTGGCCGTGGCGGCCGAGCGGGCCGCGGCGCTGCCGAGTGTCCTGGCATGTGTGACGGCCTGCTCGGTATCGGTACTGGTGATGAGCGCGAGGAGCGCGGCCGCGCCGATCAGCCATTGCTGCAAGGCGCGCTGCACCAGCGCGAACTGGGTGGTGTGCAGCTGGTTCGCCATCGCCGCGCCGGATTCGGTGGCGGCCGCCAGCTTTTCCTGCCCCATCAGCTGGAACTCCGCCAGATCGGCCGCGCTCGGCGTGAGGCCGGCCTGTGCGATGCGCTCGGTCCGCATCCGGATCACCGAGCCGGAGGACAGCAGCATCTCGTGGGTCTTGAGACCGACGTCGGCCCACAGCATGAGCGGGTTGAAGAAGCGAGGGGAGGATGACAGGCTGGGCGACATGACCTCACTATAGGCCTTTGCACGGCGAATTGCTGCACTGCAGCATGAATTTGGTGGTGGCGTCCTACTTGCGAGGATCGACCGGCAGACGCAGCGGCGCCCGTCTCCGTCATGGACTCCGCGCGTGCGTGGCGAGCCCCGGCCGGGTCGGATCGAAGACGCTGTGGTAGTGCATGAGCCACAGGGCCTCGCCGGCATCCGACGCTGGTGCCTGGTCGCGCTGGACGCCGGGTCCGAACTCGATCTCCTCGCCGCGGCCTCGTACGCTGCGTTCGGGCGTGAAGAGAGCCCAGCGTCGGTGCATGAAACGGCGCGCGAAGAAGGGCGACACCGCCTCGACGACATGGTGGACGGGCTCGAACCATGCGGCGTTCAAGGGGCCCTCGTCGTCATCCTCCTCGATGGTGCAGAAGCGAACGAAGGCCTTCATCCGGTGCATGTCGCGCCGCACGGCCTGCGCCATGTGCTGCGCGTGCAGCCGTTCCGCGTCGAGCGGCGCATGGCCGAGGGCGGGTTCGTGCACCAGACGCCAGAGCAGTCGGTACAGCAGCGCGAAGCGCGCAGGATCCTCATGAAGGACGACGGTCTCGCACAGCGATACGAAGGAACGCGGCACCACCAGGTTCATGCTGCCGCGCGCGGATTCGGCAGCGTGGCCGCGTGCAGCCGGCCGGGTGCATAGATCGGATGCGATCACCGATGGCGTGTGCCAGCTCACCGCTTCAGGCGGCACCAGACGGGCGAGCAGCCCGCGAACTTCCTGGCGAAAGCCGGGCCAGTCGGTCTCGCTCGCGAGCATGACGGTGTGCTGCAACATGCCGCCAAGTTAGGACGCGGCGCGATCGCATGTTGTAGGCGGTCAGGTGGAAAACAGAGAGGCCTCGACCGGCGTGCGCGGCCGTCGCATGTCAGCGGGCAGGTGATGGCGCTACGCCGCCGCGGCGGCGGCGAGCTTCCTCGCGTTGGCTTCCATCGCGAGGTAGAGCAGCGTGGCCACCGCGAGCGGCGCCCAGTAGTAGACCGCGCGGTACATCAGCACGGCGGCGATCAGCGTGGTGTTCGACAGCGGCGGTGCCAGCAGCGCGACGAAGACGCCCTCCAGCACGCCGAGTCCGGCCGGCACGCGCGACAGCAGGCCGGCGACGGCGCCGGTCAGCAGCACGCTCAGCGCCGTCGGGTAGCCGACCTTGTCCTGCAGCAGCACATCCATGATCGCACCCATGACCGCCCAGTTGGCGATCGAGATCACCAGCTGGATGCCCGCGAGGCGCAGGCCGGGCAGGCCGATCTCGTGGCCGGCCACGGTCCACTCGCGCCGGCGCGAGAAGGCGCACAGCGCGAGATAGCCCAGTGCCACCGCGACCAGTGCCCCGCCGAGCACCTGCAGCGCGCCGACGCCGATGTGCCAGTCCGCGGGCAGCGCGAGCGGCCAGCAGAGGAAAGCCAGGCCCGCCAGCAGGAAGTAGCCGAGCCAGTTGGTCAGCATGCTGGTGCCGACGACGCGCGTGATGGTGGCCGCTTCAAGCCCCAGCCGCGAATACAGCCGCGCCCGCATCCCGACCGCGCCGACCAGGGTGCCCAGGTTGAGATTGAAGG from Variovorax sp. PBL-E5 includes the following:
- the dnaA gene encoding chromosomal replication initiator protein DnaA; this encodes MPSDSIGDSLWQACVDQLAQELSEQQFNTWIKPLTARVADDLSRVTVFVANRFKLDWIRAQYAGKIASMAEKLYGQPVIIELALAPREVITRPTSLAVVSETDVPRDMAGPGEDPAAASFKNRLNSGLTFDTLVEGTANRMARAAAMHVAGMPGHLYNPLFIYGGVGLGKTHLMHAVGNRLLSERSEAKVLYIHAEQFVSDVVKAYQRKTFDEFKERYHSLDLLLIDDVQFFANKDRTQEEFFNAFEALLAKKSHIVMTSDTYPKGLADIHERLVSRFDSGLTVAIEPPELEMRVAILINKARVESVEMPEEVAFFVAKNVRSNVRELEGALRKILAYSRFNQKDISIALAREALRDLLSIQNRQISVENIQKTVADYYKIKVADMYSKKRPASIARPRQIAMYLAKELTQKSLPEIGELFGGRDHTTVLHAVRKISGERQQLTELNQQLHVLEQTLKG
- the dnaN gene encoding DNA polymerase III subunit beta, coding for MIVLKATQDKVLAALQSVAGIVERRHTLPILANVLIRKTGGQLQLTTSDLEIQIRTQAELGGDEGSFTTTVGARKLIDILRTMPSDQTVSLESSANKLVLKGGKSRFTLQSLPAEDFPLVQESANFGPVFSVPQKTLKDLLSQVSFAMAVHDIRYYLNGILFVAEGKQLSLVATDGHRLAFASATLDVEVPRQEVILPRKTVLEMQRLLSDAEGAIEMQFANNQAKFSFGGMEFVTKLVEGKFPDYNRVIPKNHKNSVTLGRAPLLASLQRTAILTSEKFKGVRLNIEPGTLRIASNNAEQEEAQDELDIDYGGDAIEIGFNVTYLIDALANMGQEMVKLELADSNSSVLMTVPENASFKYVVMPMRI
- the gyrB gene encoding DNA topoisomerase (ATP-hydrolyzing) subunit B — translated: MMSEENKPEVPHTEPVYTPEIDNAIPIEVTPAADNSYGEGAITILEGLEAVRKRPGMYIGDTSDGTGLHHLVFEVVDNSIDEALAGYCDDIVVTIHTDNSVSVTDNGRGIPTGVKMDDKHEPKRSASEIALTELHAGGKFNQNSYKVSGGLHGVGVSCVNALSKMLRLTVRRDGKVHTLEFSKGFVQNRIVETVNGVEVSPMKITGETEKRGTEVHFLPDDEIFKENADFHYEILSKRLRELSFLNNGVRIRLLDERTGKEDDFSGAGGVKGFVEFINKGKTVLHPNVFYAMGEKPADTYGGIPGTHIGVEVAMQWNSGYNEQVLCFTNNIPQRDGGTHLTGLRAAMTRIINKYIEENEFAKKAKVEVTGDDMREGLCCVLSVKVPEPKFSSQTKDKLVSSEVRAPVEDIVGRLLSDYLQERPNDAKIICGKIVDAARAREAARKAREMTRRKGVLDGMGLPGKLADCQEKDPALCEVYLVEGDSAGGSAKQGRDRKFQAILPLRGKILNVEKARYEKLLTSNEILTMITALGTGIGRAGATSAGGGADDFNVAKLRYHRIIIMTDADVDGAHIRTLLLTFFYRQMPELVERGHIYIAQPPLYKVKVGKEEQYLKDGPALDAFLLKVALKDASVETGGAQPTTLKGDALAELARKHQLAEAVIARLGVFLDAAALRAIADGVSLDLETTASAEASAVALQNKLRELNTTGAPAEVASEFDARSDKPLLRISRRHHGNIKSSVLTQDFVHGADYAALAEAAKTFRDLLGDGAVVKRGEGERAKEEKVNDFREAMRWLIGQAENATSRQRYKGLGEMNPEQLWETTMDPTVRRLLRVQIDDAIEADRVFTMLMGDEVEPRREFIEQNALRAANIDV
- a CDS encoding carboxypeptidase-like regulatory domain-containing protein, with protein sequence MNTIRFWRPAAALAIGGASLFGALAAHAIYNPPIHMANGIEYMSGGIGSDEAALMKTVSPRWPATFEFAVKDRNDKNGGDFAAGISVTVRDASGHEVLSHVSADGPFMVARLDPGRYEVEATLAGQTLKQEVEVQAGMPAKTLFVWPAGTDTTSAHS
- a CDS encoding metallophosphoesterase, yielding MPLRPLTLLIALLHVYVGLRLLPALQAWTLAWPLLLAALVVSAATMPLPFIGRRSARRPMPDVWKWIGLLSMGWFSSMFVLTIVRDAGLLLGWLATLIGGWEIDGQPWRSWSAVAVPLAATVISLIGLLNARRTAGVVRVDVPIRDLPRALSGFTIAQLSDIHVGPTIKRGYIQRIVEAVNGLGADMVAITGDLVDGTVHELRDHVAPLASLRARHGTFVVTGNHEYYAGAHAWVDELRRLGMRVLMNEHVVLQTRNTTGAQTEEEELESALVVAGVTDYTAVHFDAAHASDPQGALYGAPPLVHTRLLLAHQPRSAPAAADAGFHLQLSGHTHGGQFFPWNLFVPLQQPFTAGLHKLREMWVYTSRGTGYWGPPKRFGAPSEITLLRLVQAV
- a CDS encoding polyhydroxyalkanoate granule-associated phasin, whose amino-acid sequence is MSPSLSSSPRFFNPLMLWADVGLKTHEMLLSSGSVIRMRTERIAQAGLTPSAADLAEFQLMGQEKLAAATESGAAMANQLHTTQFALVQRALQQWLIGAAALLALITSTDTEQAVTHARTLGSAAARSAATASQLSSASARIVQRGLKPIHAKATSNARRLSAQA
- a CDS encoding TIGR03915 family putative DNA repair protein, which translates into the protein MLQHTVMLASETDWPGFRQEVRGLLARLVPPEAVSWHTPSVIASDLCTRPAARGHAAESARGSMNLVVPRSFVSLCETVVLHEDPARFALLYRLLWRLVHEPALGHAPLDAERLHAQHMAQAVRRDMHRMKAFVRFCTIEEDDDEGPLNAAWFEPVHHVVEAVSPFFARRFMHRRWALFTPERSVRGRGEEIEFGPGVQRDQAPASDAGEALWLMHYHSVFDPTRPGLATHARSP
- a CDS encoding lysylphosphatidylglycerol synthase transmembrane domain-containing protein, whose translation is MSGFLLFVAALLIFQARAIEWREVFDAIGAYPSAVLLTAATLSAASHLIYSSFDLVGRRYTGHALRAPTVMGITFVSYAFNLNLGTLVGAVGMRARLYSRLGLEAATITRVVGTSMLTNWLGYFLLAGLAFLCWPLALPADWHIGVGALQVLGGALVAVALGYLALCAFSRRREWTVAGHEIGLPGLRLAGIQLVISIANWAVMGAIMDVLLQDKVGYPTALSVLLTGAVAGLLSRVPAGLGVLEGVFVALLAPPLSNTTLIAAVLMYRAVYYWAPLAVATLLYLAMEANARKLAAAAAA